Proteins encoded in a region of the Pseudomonas viciae genome:
- a CDS encoding aldehyde dehydrogenase family protein has protein sequence MTNVSSLTHAISINPANGEQIGHYPFESESALEAALSRATAGFSVWRRKPVEDRSQSLIALAQALRDNAVTMANMITLEMGKPTMQARGEIEKCAQLCEWYAEHGPAMLAAEPTQVEGGKARIEYRPLGPILAVMPWNFPIWQVLRGAVPALIAGNTYVLKHAPNVMGCAYLLQDAFKRGGFAEGVFEVINVTPDGVSTAIADPRIAAVTLTGSVRAGMAIGAQAGAALKKCVLELGGSDPFIVLNDADLDEAVKAAVIGRYQNTGQVCAAAKRLIVEQGVVEEFTRKFVESTRKLVMGDPLATDTYIGPMARFDLRDELDRQVRDTLEEGATLLLGGRKAEGPGNFYEPTVFGDVTDQMTSFKQELFGPVASIITARDTVHALELANDSEFGLASTLYTRNVELAQKLAGELETGGVFINGYCATDPRVTFGGVKKSGFGRELSHFGVREFCNAQTVWLDRY, from the coding sequence ATGACTAATGTTTCCAGCCTTACCCATGCCATTTCGATCAACCCCGCCAATGGCGAACAGATCGGCCACTACCCATTCGAATCCGAGTCGGCACTGGAGGCGGCACTGTCGCGTGCCACTGCCGGGTTCTCGGTCTGGCGACGAAAACCCGTAGAAGATCGCTCGCAGTCGTTGATCGCTTTGGCTCAGGCACTACGCGACAACGCTGTAACAATGGCGAACATGATCACCCTGGAGATGGGCAAGCCCACCATGCAGGCGCGCGGTGAAATTGAAAAATGTGCACAGCTTTGCGAGTGGTACGCCGAACACGGCCCCGCCATGTTGGCCGCCGAACCCACGCAGGTTGAGGGCGGCAAGGCACGAATTGAATATCGTCCACTGGGCCCGATTCTCGCAGTGATGCCGTGGAACTTCCCCATCTGGCAGGTGCTTCGCGGCGCCGTTCCGGCGTTGATTGCCGGCAATACCTACGTCCTCAAACATGCGCCGAACGTGATGGGATGCGCCTATCTGCTGCAAGACGCGTTCAAGCGTGGCGGCTTTGCAGAAGGTGTGTTCGAAGTCATCAATGTCACGCCCGACGGCGTCTCCACTGCGATAGCAGATCCTCGTATCGCCGCAGTGACGCTCACTGGCAGTGTTCGAGCTGGCATGGCTATTGGCGCTCAGGCGGGTGCAGCCTTGAAGAAGTGCGTGTTGGAACTGGGTGGCTCAGATCCATTCATTGTGCTCAACGACGCCGACCTGGACGAAGCCGTCAAAGCCGCTGTGATTGGCCGCTACCAAAACACCGGACAAGTCTGCGCGGCGGCCAAACGCCTGATTGTCGAGCAAGGCGTTGTCGAGGAGTTTACCCGCAAGTTTGTCGAATCTACCCGCAAGTTGGTCATGGGCGATCCACTGGCCACAGACACTTACATCGGACCCATGGCCCGCTTTGATCTGCGCGATGAACTGGATCGTCAGGTCCGGGACACCCTGGAAGAAGGCGCGACCTTGTTGTTGGGCGGCAGAAAGGCTGAAGGGCCTGGCAACTTCTACGAGCCTACGGTGTTCGGAGATGTCACCGACCAGATGACCTCATTCAAACAGGAATTGTTTGGACCCGTGGCATCGATCATCACTGCGCGGGACACCGTACATGCACTGGAACTGGCCAATGACAGTGAATTCGGGCTCGCCTCGACCCTCTACACACGCAATGTCGAACTGGCCCAGAAGCTGGCCGGCGAACTGGAAACCGGAGGCGTGTTTATCAACGGCTATTGCGCAACCGACCCACGCGTCACTTTCGGCGGCGTAAAGAAAAGCGGGTTTGGCCGTGAGCTGTCGCATTTCGGTGTGCGCGAATTCTGTAATGCGCAGACCGTCTGGCTGGACCGTTACTAA
- a CDS encoding transporter substrate-binding domain-containing protein, with product MRTFPAILGITLTVALSSTPLMAAEPTGTLEKIKTSGTITLGHRDSSIPFSYIADGSGQPMGYSHDIQLKIVEAIKQELGMPKLNVRYNLVTSQTRIPLVQNGTVDLECGSTTNTAERARQVDFSIGIFEASTRLLVRKDSVYKDFQDLQGKNVVTTAGSTAERMLKVMNAEKKMNMNVISAKDIGESYQMLESGRAIAFMQDDALLAGEMAKAKKPEDWVVTGTPQSNEIYGCTMRRGDPDLKKIVDDSIKSLFASGEINAIYDKWFTQPIPPRGLNLKFPMSTELKTIIAHPNDQPAPEKAL from the coding sequence ATGCGTACCTTTCCTGCAATCCTGGGTATTACCCTGACTGTGGCCTTAAGCAGTACCCCACTCATGGCTGCCGAACCCACCGGCACGCTCGAGAAAATCAAGACCTCGGGGACCATCACCCTGGGCCACCGAGACTCGTCCATTCCTTTCTCTTACATTGCCGACGGATCCGGTCAGCCGATGGGCTACTCCCATGACATTCAATTAAAGATTGTCGAGGCGATCAAGCAAGAACTCGGTATGCCCAAGCTGAACGTACGATACAACCTGGTGACATCACAGACACGAATCCCGCTGGTGCAAAACGGCACTGTGGATCTGGAGTGCGGCTCCACAACCAATACCGCCGAGAGAGCCCGGCAGGTCGACTTTTCGATCGGTATTTTTGAAGCCAGCACCCGCCTGTTGGTCAGGAAGGATTCGGTTTACAAAGATTTCCAGGATCTCCAAGGCAAGAACGTAGTGACGACTGCTGGCAGCACGGCCGAGCGAATGCTCAAGGTCATGAATGCCGAGAAAAAGATGAACATGAACGTCATCTCTGCCAAAGACATTGGCGAGTCTTATCAAATGCTCGAATCCGGCCGCGCCATTGCGTTTATGCAGGACGACGCATTGCTGGCGGGCGAGATGGCCAAGGCAAAAAAACCGGAAGATTGGGTGGTGACCGGCACCCCGCAATCCAACGAAATCTATGGCTGCACAATGCGTCGGGGGGATCCTGATCTCAAAAAGATCGTGGATGACTCGATCAAGTCACTTTTCGCCTCGGGCGAAATCAACGCCATCTACGATAAATGGTTTACTCAGCCCATCCCTCCCAGAGGCTTGAATCTCAAATTCCCCATGAGCACAGAGCTCAAAACAATCATCGCCCACCCCAATGACCAACCGGCGCCGGAAAAGGCTCTTTAG
- a CDS encoding siphovirus Gp157 family protein yields MTQLYALTGKLAELQAMADTDDEGLKEALQHAMDEIQGEFEVKADNIVMLRRNIESDVTAIENEIERLAELKRIKTNSVSQISDYLRRNMEAAGLKSIKRPLFTITLAQGKEKVIVDNEDAVPDELTAVKTSIAPDKNAIAAKLKEIREHNEAVRKRIDAGEDAEHELIEEPAWAHLERGDSSIRIK; encoded by the coding sequence ATGACCCAGCTCTACGCGCTCACCGGCAAGCTGGCTGAACTCCAGGCCATGGCCGACACGGATGATGAGGGCCTGAAAGAGGCCTTGCAGCACGCAATGGATGAGATCCAAGGCGAGTTCGAGGTGAAGGCCGACAACATCGTCATGCTGCGCCGGAACATCGAAAGTGATGTCACGGCCATCGAAAACGAAATCGAGCGCCTGGCCGAGCTCAAACGCATCAAGACCAACAGCGTGTCGCAGATCAGCGACTACCTTCGTCGGAACATGGAGGCTGCCGGCCTCAAGTCGATCAAGCGACCGCTGTTCACCATCACCCTGGCCCAGGGAAAAGAGAAGGTCATCGTCGACAACGAAGACGCGGTTCCGGACGAGCTGACTGCTGTGAAAACCAGCATCGCACCGGACAAAAACGCCATCGCCGCCAAGCTCAAGGAGATCCGTGAGCACAACGAGGCAGTCCGCAAGCGCATCGACGCCGGCGAAGACGCAGAACATGAACTGATCGAAGAGCCGGCCTGGGCGCACCTTGAGCGCGGCGACAGCTCGATCCGAATCAAGTGA
- a CDS encoding DNA cytosine methyltransferase, which yields MFTAIDLFSGFGGWTRGGKDAGLDVKWAANHWPAAVEWHTKNNPDTQHVCQDLHQADWSTVPKHDVMLASPCCQGHTKARGKAAGNPQHDNSRSTAWAPVQNAEVNRPEFAVIENVPEFMDWILYPAWADAMQRLGYALAPHIVDCADLGVPQHRVRLFMICSRSKAPLHLQLPQCQHVPARDILDFDAGTWSKIEKPGRAESTLLRVKKGRERFGERFIMPYYGSGSGLTGRSLNRPIGTITTLDRWALVRGDEMRMLSADEALAAQSFGPDTKRPDNHRLTMHMTGNAVPPLAGKRVIEALIAAA from the coding sequence ATGTTCACAGCAATCGATTTGTTCTCCGGTTTCGGCGGTTGGACGCGGGGCGGTAAAGACGCTGGCCTCGACGTCAAATGGGCTGCCAACCACTGGCCTGCCGCGGTCGAGTGGCACACAAAGAACAACCCCGATACGCAGCACGTATGCCAGGACTTGCACCAGGCGGACTGGTCAACAGTGCCGAAGCACGACGTCATGCTGGCATCGCCCTGCTGCCAAGGGCACACCAAGGCTCGCGGCAAGGCTGCCGGCAATCCTCAGCATGACAACTCACGATCGACAGCGTGGGCACCAGTGCAAAACGCCGAGGTCAACCGGCCGGAGTTCGCCGTGATCGAAAACGTACCGGAGTTCATGGACTGGATTCTGTACCCAGCTTGGGCCGATGCCATGCAACGCCTCGGTTACGCACTGGCACCGCACATCGTGGACTGCGCCGACCTTGGCGTTCCCCAGCACCGAGTGCGACTGTTCATGATCTGCTCCCGCAGTAAGGCGCCGTTGCATCTTCAGCTACCTCAGTGCCAGCACGTCCCTGCGCGCGACATCCTCGACTTCGACGCCGGCACGTGGAGCAAGATCGAAAAGCCCGGTCGCGCAGAGTCAACCCTGCTCCGTGTGAAGAAGGGCCGGGAGCGTTTCGGCGAACGATTCATCATGCCCTACTACGGATCGGGCTCGGGACTGACTGGGCGCAGCCTGAACCGACCGATCGGCACCATCACCACGCTGGACCGCTGGGCGCTTGTGCGAGGCGATGAAATGCGCATGCTTTCGGCGGACGAGGCCCTGGCGGCCCAGTCTTTCGGGCCAGATACCAAACGCCCGGACAACCACCGGCTGACCATGCACATGACCGGCAACGCGGTACCTCCGCTGGCTGGCAAGCGAGTCATCGAAGCTTTGATCGCGGCTGCATGA
- a CDS encoding DUF4145 domain-containing protein, which translates to MVRTIKKDKTAGEKLKLICAECRIPQNHVVLTSMEDCIDESNFESQKSYQIVQCLNCEALCFRSEYDDSESHAYDMETGEDFHWTAVDIFPHRTAGRFKIKDSFLLPPIVRKAYDELVDAMNAGQTILAGLGIRVVLESICVDLKAEGDNLFKKINDLLVKGAITKSDVSILHKLRSLGNTAAHEAKPSSPEQLDLAMNVLEHLLLGTYLHPRLADTVFKT; encoded by the coding sequence ATGGTACGGACAATAAAGAAAGACAAAACAGCTGGCGAAAAGCTAAAGCTGATATGTGCAGAGTGCCGCATTCCTCAAAATCATGTAGTGCTAACTTCCATGGAAGACTGCATTGATGAGAGTAATTTTGAATCTCAAAAATCGTACCAAATAGTTCAGTGCCTTAACTGTGAAGCACTCTGTTTTCGTAGTGAGTATGATGATTCTGAATCTCATGCTTATGATATGGAAACAGGGGAAGACTTTCATTGGACTGCAGTGGATATTTTTCCCCATAGAACTGCAGGGAGGTTCAAGATCAAAGACTCATTCTTGCTACCGCCCATCGTTCGTAAAGCCTATGACGAACTAGTTGATGCTATGAATGCTGGCCAAACAATTCTTGCAGGCCTAGGGATTCGTGTTGTTCTTGAGTCAATTTGCGTTGATCTTAAGGCTGAGGGCGATAATTTATTCAAGAAAATAAACGATCTTTTGGTAAAGGGTGCGATAACTAAAAGTGATGTTTCGATTCTTCATAAATTAAGATCGCTAGGAAATACAGCCGCTCATGAAGCAAAGCCAAGTAGCCCAGAACAGCTTGACTTGGCGATGAACGTACTTGAGCACTTATTGCTCGGTACGTATTTGCATCCAAGGCTGGCTGATACTGTTTTCAAAACATGA
- a CDS encoding phage integrase Arm DNA-binding domain-containing protein, which translates to MAPRPRNPANKNLPQNLYFDARRSTYRYRRPTDGKWFPFGADRVKAIDAAKQLNLEFMHGADLVGTVLGASSGSFAAFLDKYEAETLPPRELAKGTLGLYAVHFRRFRKYFEGKAVDQITIRMIAEMLDALTPRTANQCRALLIDILNHAAAKGLCPDNPAASTINRIEKKQRKRHTVDGLKAIREKSPAWLQNAIDLALISAQRRTDILNMRFDGIREGFLYVVQQKTAKASDAAWIRFKVTDELQAVISRCRDDIVSPYLIHRRPDRKKQKQAQTKDHWTQVEERYLTRAFKEAREAAGCYAGWKEEEMPGFHEVRALSLHLYQKAGKDGQKIAGHASETMTRNYQKDHAEIVWSEAIPDLNISEITG; encoded by the coding sequence ATGGCACCAAGGCCGCGCAATCCTGCGAACAAGAACCTCCCGCAGAACCTCTACTTCGATGCGCGGCGCTCGACCTATCGCTACCGCCGGCCAACCGATGGGAAATGGTTTCCGTTCGGTGCTGACAGGGTAAAAGCGATCGACGCTGCGAAACAGTTGAATCTGGAGTTCATGCATGGCGCTGACTTGGTGGGCACTGTGCTCGGTGCCTCCTCGGGTTCATTCGCCGCATTTCTCGACAAGTACGAAGCCGAAACGCTTCCACCACGCGAGCTGGCCAAGGGCACCCTTGGCCTGTACGCCGTCCACTTCCGGCGCTTTCGAAAATACTTCGAAGGTAAGGCGGTGGACCAAATTACAATCCGCATGATCGCGGAAATGTTGGACGCCCTCACCCCACGCACGGCGAATCAGTGCCGGGCCCTGCTGATCGACATACTCAATCACGCGGCCGCCAAAGGCCTGTGTCCGGACAACCCGGCGGCCAGCACGATCAACCGGATCGAGAAGAAGCAGCGCAAGCGGCATACCGTCGATGGGCTAAAGGCCATTCGAGAGAAATCGCCGGCCTGGCTGCAGAACGCAATCGACCTGGCACTGATATCCGCCCAACGCCGCACCGACATCCTGAATATGCGGTTTGATGGGATTCGGGAGGGATTTCTGTATGTGGTTCAGCAGAAGACGGCCAAGGCCAGTGACGCGGCCTGGATCCGGTTCAAGGTGACCGATGAGCTCCAGGCTGTGATCAGCCGTTGCCGGGATGACATCGTTTCACCTTACCTGATTCATCGCCGGCCTGATCGCAAGAAACAGAAACAGGCGCAGACAAAGGACCACTGGACGCAGGTCGAGGAACGATATTTGACGCGAGCATTCAAGGAAGCCAGAGAGGCGGCCGGATGCTACGCGGGATGGAAGGAGGAAGAGATGCCAGGCTTTCACGAAGTGCGCGCATTGTCGCTGCACCTGTACCAGAAAGCCGGAAAGGACGGGCAGAAAATAGCCGGCCATGCCAGCGAAACCATGACCAGAAACTACCAGAAGGACCACGCCGAAATCGTCTGGTCGGAGGCAATTCCCGACCTGAATATCAGCGAAATCACCGGGTAG
- a CDS encoding MerR family transcriptional regulator, translating to MLEPSHNDELPVIPGKRYFTIGEVSELCAVKPHVLRYWEQEFPQLNPVKRRGNRRYYQRQDVLMIRQIRALLYDQGFTIGGARLRLSGDEAKDDTTQYKQMIRQMIAELEDVLVVLKK from the coding sequence ATGCTGGAACCAAGTCATAACGACGAACTACCCGTCATCCCGGGCAAACGCTACTTCACCATTGGTGAAGTCAGCGAGCTGTGTGCAGTAAAACCGCACGTGCTGCGCTATTGGGAGCAGGAGTTTCCTCAACTCAACCCGGTCAAGCGCCGCGGAAACCGCCGGTATTATCAGCGCCAAGACGTGCTGATGATCCGGCAGATCCGCGCGCTGCTTTATGATCAGGGGTTCACCATCGGCGGCGCACGCCTGCGCCTCTCCGGTGATGAAGCCAAAGACGACACAACCCAGTACAAACAAATGATCCGCCAGATGATCGCCGAGCTTGAAGATGTGCTGGTGGTGCTCAAGAAATAA
- the ihfA gene encoding integration host factor subunit alpha gives MGALTKAEMAERLYEELGLNKREAKELVELFFEEIRHALEDNEQVKLSGFGNFDLRDKRQRPGRNPKTGEEIPITARRVVTFRPGQKLKARVEAYAGTKS, from the coding sequence ATGGGGGCTCTGACGAAAGCTGAGATGGCGGAACGTCTGTATGAGGAGCTGGGCCTGAATAAACGGGAGGCCAAAGAATTGGTCGAACTGTTTTTTGAAGAAATCAGGCACGCTCTGGAAGACAACGAACAGGTCAAATTGTCCGGTTTCGGCAACTTCGACCTGCGGGACAAACGCCAGCGGCCTGGCCGCAATCCGAAAACGGGAGAAGAAATCCCGATCACGGCTCGCCGTGTGGTCACCTTTCGTCCAGGGCAGAAGTTGAAGGCCCGAGTTGAGGCTTATGCTGGAACCAAGTCATAA
- the pheT gene encoding phenylalanine--tRNA ligase subunit beta, which produces MKFSEQWLRGWVSPQVSRDELVARLSMAGLEVDSVTPAAGEFSGVVVGEVLSTEQHPDADKLRVCQVSNGTETFQVVCGAPNVRPGLKIPFAMIGAELPGDFKIKKAKLRGVESNGMLCSQAELQIGEGNDGLMELPADAPVGQDIREYLGLDDASIEVDLTPNRGDCLSLAGLAREVGALYAAPVTRPVVMTVPAVHEEVRSVEVLAPAACPRYLGRVIRNVDLSKPTPLWMVERLRRADVRSIDAAVDITNYVMLELGQPLHAFDLAEINGGIRVRMAEEGEKLVLLDGQEVTLRSDTLVIADHSRALAIAGVMGGEHSGVSTTTRDVFLESAFFDQIAVAGKARSYGLHTDASHRYERGVDWQLAREAMERATGLLLEITGGEAGPIIETVSEQHLPKIAPITLRAQRISQMLGMEMDAAEVERLLSALGLNISADGAGQWRVEVPSHRFDISLEVDLIEELARLYGYNRLPVRYPQARLAPQAKAEARSDLPELRRLLVARGYQEAITYSFIDPRQFELFSPGVEPLLLANPISNDMAAMRSSLWPGLVKSLQHNLNRQQDRVRLFESGLRFVGQLEGLKQEPMLAGVVCGSRLPEGWAQGRDVVDFFDVKADVEAVLGFAGALDAFTFVPGKHPALHPGQTARIERDGREVGYVGAIHPELSKTLGLDRPVFVFELVLAEVALGKMPKFQELSRFPEVRRDLALLADRDVASSAVLDVIRENAGEWLTDLRLFDVYQGKGIDPHRKSLAVGLTWQHPSRTLNDDEVNTATQNILTSLENRLNATLRK; this is translated from the coding sequence ATGAAATTCAGTGAACAATGGCTGCGCGGCTGGGTAAGCCCGCAGGTAAGCCGGGACGAGCTGGTTGCTCGCCTGTCGATGGCCGGTCTTGAGGTCGATAGCGTGACGCCGGCCGCCGGTGAATTCAGTGGTGTGGTCGTGGGCGAGGTGCTGAGCACCGAGCAGCACCCGGATGCTGACAAGCTGCGGGTCTGCCAGGTCAGCAATGGCACGGAAACCTTCCAGGTAGTCTGCGGCGCGCCGAACGTGCGCCCGGGCCTGAAGATCCCGTTCGCCATGATCGGTGCCGAACTGCCGGGCGACTTCAAGATCAAGAAAGCCAAACTGCGTGGCGTTGAATCCAACGGGATGTTGTGCTCCCAGGCCGAACTGCAGATTGGCGAAGGCAACGATGGCCTGATGGAGCTTCCGGCTGACGCGCCGGTGGGCCAGGACATTCGCGAGTATCTGGGCCTGGACGATGCGAGCATCGAGGTCGATTTGACGCCGAACCGTGGCGACTGCCTGTCCCTGGCTGGTCTGGCCCGTGAAGTCGGCGCGCTGTATGCCGCCCCGGTGACACGACCTGTGGTCATGACCGTGCCGGCCGTGCACGAAGAAGTACGCTCGGTGGAAGTCCTTGCGCCGGCCGCGTGCCCGCGTTACCTGGGGCGCGTGATCCGTAACGTCGACCTGTCGAAGCCGACGCCGCTGTGGATGGTCGAGCGCCTGCGTCGCGCCGACGTGCGCAGCATCGACGCGGCCGTCGACATCACCAACTACGTGATGCTCGAGCTGGGTCAGCCGCTGCATGCGTTCGATCTCGCCGAAATCAACGGCGGCATCCGCGTGCGTATGGCTGAAGAGGGCGAGAAGCTGGTCCTGCTCGACGGCCAGGAAGTGACCTTGCGCAGCGATACATTGGTGATTGCCGACCATTCTCGTGCCCTGGCGATTGCCGGCGTGATGGGTGGCGAGCACAGCGGCGTCTCCACGACGACCCGTGATGTGTTCCTGGAAAGCGCGTTCTTCGACCAGATTGCGGTCGCTGGAAAGGCCCGCTCCTATGGCCTGCACACCGATGCTTCGCACCGCTATGAGCGTGGCGTGGACTGGCAACTGGCCCGTGAAGCCATGGAGCGTGCCACTGGCCTGCTGCTGGAGATCACTGGTGGCGAAGCTGGCCCGATCATCGAAACCGTCAGCGAACAGCACCTGCCCAAGATTGCACCGATCACCCTGCGTGCCCAGCGCATCTCCCAGATGCTCGGCATGGAAATGGACGCCGCCGAAGTCGAGCGCCTGCTCAGTGCCCTGGGCCTGAACATCAGCGCTGATGGAGCAGGGCAGTGGCGTGTCGAAGTACCAAGCCATCGCTTCGATATCAGCCTGGAAGTCGACCTGATCGAAGAACTGGCCCGCCTGTACGGCTACAACCGCCTGCCGGTTCGCTACCCGCAAGCTCGCCTGGCCCCACAGGCCAAGGCTGAAGCCCGTAGCGACCTGCCGGAACTGCGCCGCCTGCTGGTGGCTCGTGGGTATCAGGAAGCGATCACCTACAGCTTCATCGATCCGCGTCAGTTCGAACTGTTCAGCCCGGGTGTCGAGCCGCTGTTGCTGGCCAACCCGATCTCCAACGACATGGCGGCCATGCGCTCGTCCCTGTGGCCGGGCCTGGTCAAGTCGCTGCAGCACAACCTGAACCGCCAGCAGGATCGCGTGCGTCTGTTCGAAAGCGGCCTGCGCTTCGTTGGTCAGTTGGAAGGCTTGAAACAAGAGCCGATGCTGGCCGGTGTCGTCTGCGGCAGCCGTCTACCGGAAGGCTGGGCGCAAGGTCGCGATGTCGTCGACTTCTTCGACGTCAAGGCTGACGTGGAAGCGGTGCTGGGTTTTGCCGGCGCACTCGACGCGTTCACTTTCGTACCGGGCAAGCATCCGGCGTTGCACCCGGGGCAGACCGCACGCATCGAGCGAGACGGGCGCGAAGTCGGCTATGTGGGCGCGATTCACCCTGAACTGTCGAAAACCCTGGGCCTTGATCGTCCAGTCTTCGTCTTTGAGCTGGTCCTGGCCGAAGTGGCGTTGGGGAAAATGCCGAAATTCCAGGAGTTATCGCGCTTTCCTGAAGTGCGGCGTGACCTGGCGTTGCTGGCTGATCGCGACGTTGCTTCCAGTGCTGTACTGGACGTAATCCGTGAAAATGCAGGCGAATGGCTCACGGACCTCAGGCTATTTGACGTGTATCAGGGTAAAGGCATTGATCCGCATAGAAAAAGCCTTGCAGTCGGCTTGACCTGGCAGCATCCATCGCGCACTCTTAATGACGATGAGGTGAATACCGCAACGCAGAACATCCTCACCTCGCTCGAAAACAGGTTGAACGCCACGTTAAGGAAGTGA
- the pheS gene encoding phenylalanine--tRNA ligase subunit alpha, protein MENLDALVSQALEAVQSAEDINALEQIRVLYLGKKGELTQVMKTLGNLPAEERPQVGALINVAKERVTEVLNARKALFEEADLAAKLAAESIDVTLPGRGQTSGGLHPVTRTLERIEQFFTHIGYGIAEGPEVEDDYHNFEALNIPGHHPARSMHDTFYFNANMLLRTHTSPVQVRTMESQQPPIRIVCPGRVYRSDSDITHSPMFHQVEGLLVDRDINFADLKGTIEEFLRVFFEKELAVRFRPSYFPFTEPSAEVDMECVMCSGKGCRVCKQTGWLEVMGCGMVHPNVLRMSGIDPEEFSGFAFGMGVERLAMLRYGVNDLRLFFDNDLRFLAQFR, encoded by the coding sequence ATGGAAAACCTGGATGCGCTGGTCTCTCAAGCACTAGAGGCTGTGCAAAGCGCTGAAGATATCAATGCCCTGGAGCAAATCCGGGTTCTTTACCTTGGCAAGAAGGGCGAGTTGACTCAGGTGATGAAGACCCTGGGGAACTTGCCGGCCGAAGAGCGTCCGCAGGTCGGTGCGCTGATCAACGTTGCCAAGGAGCGTGTCACAGAGGTCCTCAATGCGCGCAAGGCGTTGTTCGAGGAGGCGGATCTGGCTGCCAAGCTCGCCGCCGAGTCCATTGACGTGACGCTGCCTGGCCGTGGCCAGACTTCCGGTGGCCTGCATCCGGTGACCCGGACCCTGGAACGCATCGAGCAGTTCTTCACCCACATCGGCTACGGCATTGCCGAAGGCCCTGAGGTCGAAGACGACTATCACAACTTCGAAGCGCTCAATATCCCTGGCCATCACCCGGCCCGGTCGATGCACGACACCTTCTATTTCAATGCGAACATGCTGTTGCGCACCCATACCTCGCCGGTACAGGTCCGCACCATGGAATCGCAGCAGCCGCCGATCCGCATCGTCTGCCCAGGCCGTGTGTACCGTAGCGACTCCGATATCACCCACTCGCCGATGTTCCACCAGGTCGAAGGCCTGCTGGTTGATCGCGACATCAATTTCGCCGACCTGAAAGGCACTATCGAAGAGTTCCTGCGGGTGTTCTTCGAAAAAGAACTGGCGGTGCGTTTCCGTCCTTCGTACTTCCCGTTCACCGAGCCATCCGCTGAAGTCGACATGGAATGCGTGATGTGCAGCGGTAAAGGCTGCCGCGTCTGCAAACAGACTGGCTGGCTGGAAGTCATGGGCTGCGGCATGGTTCACCCGAACGTGCTGCGTATGTCCGGGATCGATCCGGAAGAATTCTCCGGCTTTGCTTTCGGCATGGGCGTCGAGCGCCTGGCCATGCTGCGTTACGGTGTGAATGACTTGCGCCTGTTCTTCGACAACGACTTGCGGTTCCTTGCGCAATTTCGCTAG
- the rplT gene encoding 50S ribosomal protein L20: MARVKRGVIARKRHKKILKLAKGYYGARSRVFRVAKQAVIKAGQYAYRDRRQKKRQFRALWIARINAGARVNGLSYSRFIAGLKKASIEIDRKVLADLAVNEKAAFAAIVEKAKATLA; the protein is encoded by the coding sequence ATGGCTCGTGTAAAGCGTGGCGTCATTGCCCGTAAGCGTCACAAAAAAATTCTGAAACTTGCTAAAGGCTACTACGGCGCGCGTTCCCGCGTATTCCGTGTTGCCAAGCAAGCGGTAATCAAGGCAGGCCAATACGCCTACCGTGACCGTCGTCAGAAAAAACGTCAGTTCCGCGCTCTGTGGATCGCTCGTATCAATGCTGGTGCTCGTGTTAACGGTCTGTCCTACAGCCGTTTCATCGCTGGCCTGAAAAAAGCGTCCATCGAGATCGACCGTAAGGTTCTGGCTGATCTGGCAGTGAACGAAAAAGCGGCGTTTGCTGCGATTGTCGAGAAAGCTAAAGCCACCTTGGCTTAA
- the rpmI gene encoding 50S ribosomal protein L35, protein MPKMKTKSGAAKRFLKTANGIKHKHAFKSHILTKMSTKRKRQLRGSSLLHPSDVAKVERMLRLR, encoded by the coding sequence ATGCCAAAGATGAAAACTAAAAGTGGTGCTGCTAAGCGGTTTCTGAAAACTGCTAACGGTATCAAGCACAAGCACGCTTTCAAGAGCCACATCCTGACCAAAATGTCGACCAAGCGTAAGCGTCAACTGCGCGGTAGCAGCTTGCTGCATCCGTCTGACGTGGCAAAAGTCGAGCGCATGCTGCGCCTTCGTTAA